The sequence ATGCGCCATGACTTTCAGCATTTTTCTGCCACCGCAGTATGAACAACAGGCCGAGCTACCAGTATTGTATTGGCTATCAGGCCTGACCTGTACCGATGAGAACTTCACCCACAAAGCAGGCGCCCAGCGCATAGCCGCTGAGCTAGGCTTGATTTTGGTGATGCCCGACACCAGTCCGCGTGGTGAAGGCGTGCCCAACGATGAGGGCTACGATCTAGGCCAAGGCGCGGGCTTTTACGTCAACGCCACGCAAGCACCGTGGTCGGAACATTTCAAAATGTTTGACTACGTTGCCGAAGAGCTCCCGAGCGTGATCAAGGCCAACTTTAAGGCCGGCCCTAAGCAATCCATCAGCGGCCACTCTATGGGCGGTCACGGTGCGATTATGATGGCCTTACGCCATCCTCTACGCTACGCTTCGGTGTCTGCTTTTGCGCCCATCGTCAACCCGGCCGATGTCCCTTGGGGCCGTAAAGCCTTTACGGCCTATTTGGGCAGCGACGAAAGCGCATGGATGGCCTACGACAGCTGTGCGCTGTTAAGCAGCAGCGGCCACAAGCTGCCGATGCTCATCGATCAAGGTGAAGCAGATGGCTTTATGCCGGAACAGCTCCAGCCTCAGGCGTTTGCCGACATTGCCAAAAGCCATAATTGGCCGATCACGGTGCGCCTACAGCCGGGCTACGATCACAGCTACTACTTCATCGCGACCTTTATTGAAGATCACCTGCGCTTTCATGCCCAGCATTTAGCCAAATAGACTCGTAACGATTCCTACCCGCCCGACCCTAGTGGTCGGGCTTTTTATTGGCTTTTCAACGCATCAATCAATAAACCATGGTTTGCTTTATACCACTTTTGACATCTCTGCCGATGTTAAAATCACCCCTAATGCTTCGGTTATATCGCTATTGATTAAAGGTTGCCTTTCGCCTGTAGGCGACATACTTTCTTTTGGGTGGCCAAAAGAAAGTACGCAAAGAAAAGGCCACCCCTGCTTATTCGCCCCCTTCTCTGAAGGGGGTTCCCTCGGCGGAACCTATTGGCCCAGCGCGTGCAAAAGTGGCGCCCTCCTATAAAAGCGCGGTCGGCCGCCACAAGCGTCTTGCCCGCTTCATCTGGTCCAATAGAACCCGTCTCGGCGACTAAAAGGGGACGGGTACTTCACTGAGGGGCTGAGGTGGTGAGATGAAATTAATATTAGTAAATCCACACACTTTAAACTCAAACCTAAAGGGTTATTTTTAGATAATTAAACATAATGTTTTATCTTTTTCTTTGTAAAAGCTGAAACATCATCCAACTAACTCTAAGCTCACCGCGTATCCCTTTAAGTGAAGTGCCGTCCCCTTTTTAGCCGCCGAGGCGGTTCGTGCAGGGCCGGGGTTCTTGAGGCAAGCATGGCTTCTTGCCGCCGGCACTGTGCGAGCCAACGAGGGCACCCGTGTAGCAGGCGGATCGCAACGGGCATCATAAAGTGGGGTGTTTTTTCTTTGCTTCGTTTCTTTTGGACATCCAAAAGTTGGACGTCGCCCAGAGGGCGAAACAAAACGATTAATCAATAGCGAAATAACCGAAGCATTATGAAATGAATGATTAAATACGGTGGGCACGCTGCGCTTTACACCACCCTACAAGCGGTCAGCAAACCATGATTTATCACTGCTGTAGAGCGAGTAAAGCGAAGCCTGCCCATCACTCCAATATGACAACACGCCAAAATCAAAAAACCGCGTGGGTCACGACCCACCCTACGACTCAACGGTAAGCGTCGTAGTCGTTAAAGAATATTTCGAGGATGAATACCGCAAACCATGGTTGGTTAATATGGGTCAGGGCGCAGCCCACCCCACGGCTTTTAACCATGACTACAGACGCAAAAAAGCTCAATCCGAAGATTGAGCTTTTTTGGTATCACTGGTACGCCCACGGGGAATCGAACCCCGGCTGCCGCCGTGAAAGGGCGGTGTCCTAACCGCTAGACGATGAGCGCAATGTACAACTAATTGGGTGGCGCACCCGGAGCGATTCGAACGCCCGACCCTCTGGTTCGTAGCCAGATACTCTATCCAACTGAGCTACGGGTGCGCTGATTGGCGGAGAAGAAGAGATTCGAACTCTCGATACAGTTTAACCCATATGCACCCTTAGCAGGGGTGTGCCTTCGACCACTCGGCCACTTCTCCAACCTAGCAAAAACCTAGTTACCTAAGTTCTTAATGCTTGGTACGCCCACGGGGAATCGAACCCCGGCTGCCGCCGTGAAAGGGCGGTGTCCTAACCGCTAGACGATGAGCGCATTAAATCTATTACTGCTTAACTTCTGGGAAAAAATAGCTCAATCCGAAGATTGAGCTAGATTTAACAATACTGGTACGCCCACGGGGAATCGAACCCCGGCTGCCGCCGTGAAAGGGCGGTGTCCTAACCGCTAGACGATGAGCGCATATTCCCAAACAATGAACCTATAGTGGCGCACCCGGAGCGATTCGAACGCCCGACCCTCTGGTTCGTAGCCAGATACTCTATCCAACTGAGCTACGGGTGCGGCTATGGCGGAGAAGAAGAGATTCGAACTCTCGATACAGTTTAACCCGTATGCACCCTTAGCAGGGGTGTGCCTTCGACCACTCGGCCACTTCTCCGTTTAGGAAGTCGCCATAATAACGACTGGGCGATTTACTGTCAAGCCCTTATCTGACAATATTTTTGAAATATCCAATAACCTATTGCGATGCCTGTTATTATTCCAATCACCTATTTGAAAATGGCGCCACAGCCCACCCTATCCCCTCACTAAAAAAGCCAGAGCAACCGCTCTGGCTTAGGTTAAATCGTATGCCCAAAACCGTGATTACGCTTTTTTAACGGTTTTTTTCTTGGCGCTGGCGATGGCCTGACGTTTTTGTGCCTTGGGCTTGGTTTTACCCTTGGTATTCGCCTTAGGCGCCTGCGATGCTACCGCCTTAGGGCCTTTAGGCGCGCCAGAGCGCTTGCGGCGAGACGATTTAGGCTGCTCATCGGTTGGGGCGCCGGGCTTACCGTCGGAGCCGCCCCGCCTGCCTCCTTGGCGTTTAGCAGGCTTGCCTTTTTTACCGGGCAAGGCATCGTCATTAACAAACGGAGCCTTGTCTTTACCCTTGCCGACCTCAC comes from Neisseriaceae bacterium CLB008 and encodes:
- the fghA gene encoding S-formylglutathione hydrolase — encoded protein: MERIEAHQMFGGQQLRCRHTSSSLKCAMTFSIFLPPQYEQQAELPVLYWLSGLTCTDENFTHKAGAQRIAAELGLILVMPDTSPRGEGVPNDEGYDLGQGAGFYVNATQAPWSEHFKMFDYVAEELPSVIKANFKAGPKQSISGHSMGGHGAIMMALRHPLRYASVSAFAPIVNPADVPWGRKAFTAYLGSDESAWMAYDSCALLSSSGHKLPMLIDQGEADGFMPEQLQPQAFADIAKSHNWPITVRLQPGYDHSYYFIATFIEDHLRFHAQHLAK